The sequence CTTTTTACCTGTCCCATAAATATTCTCCTTAGATAATGTTAAATAGAGCCAAACAACTCTGGTTCCAACCTAGTGTCTATAGTCATTGATGTATCCATTCCTTCAAACTGGATATGAGGTATCACATTTATTTTACATGAATACCATCCTGGCTTACCAGGAATATTCTTAACTTCAATAGAAACATTTCTAAAAGGATATCTTGCCATTTCCAAAGGAGTTGGCTGATATACGGTTGTTACAAACCCCGATATCCAATCAGATAAGATACTTTGAATTTGTTCAGCCCCTACAACACTTCCTATCTTATCCCTAATGACACATTTTATATAATGAGAAATTCTTGATATACACATAGTATATGATAGATTTGCTATCAATCTTGAATTTGCCGAATCAAAATCATCAACAAATTCTTCAACTTTTTTTGCTGAATTTATACTAAAGAAACAAGCGTTATTTGTACCTTTCTCACCAACAAACGGTATCAAGCCAACATTAGCCAAAGAAAGCTCCATATAATCAGCGAATAAGACATTTAAAGGAGGTTTAGCTTCTAAAACACCTTTATTATCATAGACGCATGAAACTAAATTTCTGACATATCCTCCACTCTCTACACCTCTAATATATTGAAACCATCTTGTTTTATCATAAGATCTCATCATATTTTTAATTAGCTGAATAGATGATGGCCCCCATAAATAACTTTTATTATCTTCATAATCAACAAATTCATTAAAACCTTCCATAAGCTTATACTGAACAGGATTATTTTCAGGATTATATGGTTGACGCAACATAAAATCACCAACTGTTAAACCAATATATGCAGCGACATCAAGGTTTCTGAAATCATTCCATTCTTTATACCTAGGATGCTCTAAGAGAGTCTCAAAACTTTTTATCTGAGTAATCTCAGAAAGATCACTTACTCCAAAAAATGATTTATCTATAGAAGCAATAAATGGTGCATGTGAGTTTTTAGCTACCATTCCCATTCCTGTCAACCAAATAATATCATTAGTAGTATTTTCAAAATCATAAAGACCTAATATACCACCATATGGTTCACCTCCATATTGATCAAATTCAGAGACATATACTTTCTTGAAGAAATCACTACTTGATATGTCATAGAGGTTTCTTTCAAAGTCATATTGTAACTCTTCTTTTTTAACATCAAGAATACTTACTTCAACATTATCATAATCTTCTTGACAAACCTCCTGCACTTTTAACCATTCTTGTTCTAAAGCCCTAAATTCAGCATTTGAAATTATAGAGTTTACTTGTAAATCTATTAATCTATCAATAACAGTAATAACTTTTTGAATGTATTTTTGATTATAATTATTTATATCATTATTATTTGCCAATACTAAAGACAAAGCCATAAGATTTCTAGCATTATAGTCATTTGATAGAGACAATACCTTAGAAGCATCATCAGACACATTAAAATCTATATTTTTAAGAACTCCTTCAACCTCTGTTGATCCTCCGAAATTATTTAAAAGCTCTTCTGTAAGGTTTGTTTTATTTTCTGACATAAAAAAGTCCTCTTATCTATTGTTTATCATCTGCTTCTTGTAAATCACTAAGTTCACTAGAGTCAGCTTCAACTGTATCACTAGAGTCTTTTATAGAATAGTTTGCTAATGCAGGAATCTTCTTCTTCAAAGCCTCTAATTCTTTTTCATTAGAGAAAATCATGTCAATTACTTTTTTTAGATTTCTATTATTTTCAATATCTTTAGCGAATGATGCAAGTATTTCCTTCATTTCTAGCAAAGCTCTAATTTCCGGAACTTTTTTTGCCACTGCATCTGGCCTAAAATCTTTAATACTTTGTATCTTATAATTAACTCTAAGATTACTAGGATCCTTAGATACAAAATTTGGAGCTTCAAAATCAAAAGATATATTCATGTCGTCCAGCACTCTATCAACACCATTTCTTATTCTTCTGACTTGCCTATCTGTAAATTCTTTTTTAGCATCATCAGATCTTCCCTTTGATAAATCTCCAACTACCAAAACTCTATATGGTAATTCTTTCTTTTTGAGAACACCATCTACTTGAGTCTCATAATTTATCATTAATCTTGAATTTGGAATTTTATTTTTCGCCATTCTGTCTCCTTTTTTTAAGATCCCTAAAAGCAACATACATCAATAAATATAATAAAACAATAAGTTTTTATAATCTATACCCAAATTATTGGTCTGTAAATCCTATTTAAATCATCAATAGAGTATCCTTTTGCAGGAATAGTTGCTAGTACACTAAAGCCTTGAGAACTCCTAACTTCTTCATGCTCGAAGCCAAGATTTAAAGCGACTTTAGCTTCAACTATATTTTTTATCTTTTTAACATATTCATCCTTACTGAGATTACTATATGAGTATAAATTCTCATTATCTTTAGTAATATCAACAGATACATCATTAGATATAGGGTCATATGCTAAACCAATATTAAAGCCAGTTTTATCCGTGTTTGTAGAGTTTTCTTGCTTTAATATCCTAAAGCCTCTAAATTGTCTTTCTAGATTATGTTCATCAAGAGAAATAATGTTGTTATAAATACTCTGTAAAACAGCCTCAGTATTAGCAGCTCTATCAATGCTTGTAAACTCGTTTACTTTGCCATCACTACTTCTTACAGGAGTACTTTTTATACCAAGCTTCATTTCATGGCCTTCCTTAAAAAATTCAGAAGAATAACCAAAGGTTGACTCAAATACTATACCTGTTACTCCACTTTTTTCTACCGTATAACAAATATCTTTTAATAGATCTTTATTATTATTAACCAAAGTAAAGAAAGCACTAGTTGGAATACAAATTGAAGCACATAATCTTTGGACTTCAACAAAACTATCCATAAAATTTAACATGTTTACTAAAGCAGACAATAATTCGCAATCTTCACTTACTTTTTGCCTAAAGAGTTTATAAGGCTCACATAACGATCTTAAGATTTGTTTAACCATATTTAGATGGCTTTCTGAGACATCATGAGATCCAACTCTTCCGTTTCTACTTTTAGCCATTCTTCTTAGTAACAAATAAAAACCTCTTACTAATCTATCTAGAGATTTTATAATCTTACATAGCTTAACTACAGTTTCTGAAGATGAATTATCCTCCTCTATTGAGAAGTTTATAATTAGGCCTGTAAAATATGCATACTCTTGAGAAAGTTCAAAATCAAATCCAGGTAACCTCTCTTTTAACCATCCAGTAAAGCTAAAACTACTACTAGAAAAAGCTCTCTTAAAAGACGAACTACTTTTCCATTTAGCATCCTTATTTAATAAAACTAAGTTATCTAGCAATTTTTTCTGACATTCCATCATTGGAGATATAAAGGATTTTATGAAGTCAGCCTCATCATCTACCATCATAAACTCCATATATCTTTGGATTGCTAGTTTAACAAAATATTCCTCAAATGTTATTTTATACTTATTCTTTTTGGCCGAAAAACTCGATAACTCATCTAATGGAGATACACCGACTCTTGAAACTCTTGAATCCAATGAATACATTCTATTAAAACCAGCTAAACTAACTGTTGATCCTAAAGAAACAGAAGAAGCATTTTCATTTTCTGATATAACATCACCTATCCTTTTATCACAAAGCACATTAATAGATGTATAGCTAATATTTGATTCTGGGCTTATTACAGTAACAGTATTTTCTAAATTTTCTATAAACTCTTTTGTTTTATTTGCATTTTCTTTCGTGCTTAGGAAATCCTTTGCTTCATCTCTCTTTGACTCATTAGTCATCATATTACAAAGATTAAATAATATAGGTAAGTCACTACTATCATCAAATTCAACTATATTTATTGTTGACATCTGATCTTTAAATTCTTCTTTCTTCAAGGTTTGAGAGTAATTAACTAAAGTATCTTGAACATAGAATGAATCAGGATCATTAAATATTTTAGCTTTATCAAAACTTGGATTATATTGTTGATAGCTAGTTGAAAGAACAGATTCTGCAGCTTTCTTTTTTATATCTATAGAAGCAATATCTTTAAATTTAGATTTAAGCTCATTCAGATCAGCCCCAGCACTACCCGATAAACCTGCTAAAGATGAGTTTTGTGATAAAACATTAAGGATATCATTTGTATCAACATTTGTCAGACCACCCCCTTTAAGCTTATAGACCTCATTCAGAGAATCTATTATTGAATCAAAAGTGCTTCCTTTATCATATATACCAGACAATGTGTCTTGCATGCTGTTAAAAGCACTTGTTCCTCTTGACTTAGCAAAGTTAAAATCTTCCTGAGCAGCATTTGCTGCACTTTCCATTAACGAGCCTGCTTTATCTTTTGCATAATTACCAAAATCAACATAATCTTTTGTTAAATCTTTAGCCGCTGAAAGTCCCTGATTTTTCAAATCCAGACTATCACCAGTAAATAATCTTTGTGCAGAATCTTCTAAAATTCCTGATTTATATGATATTGCTCCTTTTAACTCATGTCTTTTAGACATAGAATGTCCCATGCCTGACTTTATATTATATGAACCTTCAGTCTGATTTAAATCTAACATTTTTGTAGTCATTGGTATACATATCCTCATAGTTCTTAACTTAGAGGCTGACTGCTTAGAATATAGACCAAATCTTGCCTTAATTTCCATATCACTGAATTCAGATAAATTTGGTATTTTAAACGGAGATTTAAAACTTTCACTAACATTTTTTTTGATAACAGAATCAACTTGATTCCTAAACTTATTTACTGATCCTTTAGCATCTGAAAAACCTATTAAATCATCAGCTAATATTTTTCCTTTTATTTCTCCTGAAAGAAGATCAAAACTTGCGGTATTAGTCGAAGTTTTAATCTGGATTAAAGGATTTTCATAGTCTTTAGAGCTAGTTCCAAGAACCATTAAACCTTCACCATCTTTATCAGCACCCAAACTTTGTTTCTTATAATTATTTTTTGAGTATCCTGATAAAGCACTCCTACCAAAATATATTTGTTCTATTTCTGGATACGTATACTCTCTTATTAAATCAAGTCCATCTCTAGTTTTAGGAACTAAATATCTATAAGAGCCTTCTGGTGTATTTAAGACAAAACCTAAATCATTTAAAAGCTTATAATCTTCCTTAAACCTTGGGGTATAAACAAAGCTTTTTGCCTCTCTAGATCCTTTAGCTGTAACTACTTTAAGATTAATATTCCCTCTAAAGTTATCCAATAGTTCCAAAGACTTAGAATCTGTAAAGTTCAATTTATTTGTACTTGCACTAATATCAACATCATAGCTAAATAAAGATGAAGATGCTTTTCCACTCATTCTCAAGTAAAGAGGAATGAATGATTTAACTTCTCGACTGCCACTAGCATAAACAGGAAGATTAGACCATAAATTTATACATGAGCTACCAGCAAAACTCTTCTCTCCAGCAGCTGCAAGACTAGCAGCTGCAGATGCATTTTTAGTATTAACAGATGCTGTTAATTTTGCATTAAACTTAAACTTTGGTAGTGAAGTTAACTGAGCTATATTACCCCCGCCCAACATCTGATTAACACTAGACTTTATGAAAAAATTATATACTTCAGTATCAGTAATACTACTCCAAAGTTTAACTCTATTAGGATCCTTATAAAAAGCAAAATCTCTATCTTTTATTCTTGTAAGAATACTTTTCTGCTTATGAGAATCTTTTAAAAACTTTTCAAAATATTTTTTTCTCTCCACTGCATAAGTATTAGCCATTACATCTATCATTTTGAGTTTTTGAGCTACAATTATCTCATCCTCAAAAAACATATGCCTTTCGATATCATTATAAAACCATGCTTTTATAAAATCGAAAAAGCCTCCATTTACTTTTTCTTTTTTCAGATCATCCGTATCATACAATAAATCATTTATATCTTCAGACATACACTCTCCCCTTAAGCCTCTTAATTCTAAATTGATTCTGACATAAACTTTTTTTTAAAAAAAGTTTTTTAGATAATAATTGAATAAATATTTCTTACTTAAAATAATTTACTTGCCCAAGTATAACTTTATCATTTGCGCCTGTTGCCGCAGGTATATTATTATAGTTTTTATTAAGAGTTTCATTCCCTAACACAGCAAATGCTACAGCCTCTTTCGCATCACTATTCTCACCAACATCTTCAAATGTTAATACATCCACTTCCAATAATTCCGCTATAGTTTTTATTAGAAACTTATTATAAGCTCCTCCTCCTGTAAAGATTATTTGATCTAAATCATGTTTATTCAGAACAAAATCTTTGTATGCTCTAGCAATACTTTCAGCGGTAAATATAGTTAGCGTATGTACTATATCTTCAGAAGTGTTTTCTTTATATTTATTAATAATAAAATCTGTATATTCAATCCCAAATAACTCTCTACCTGTAGATTTTGGAGGCTTCTGCTTTAAATATGGATTTTCTAGAAGCTCTTGCAACATACCTTTTATTAGTTTGCCCTCTTTAGCTATATTACCATCTTCATCATAGCTTTTTGCAAATAAAACTTCTACTGCTCTATTTATCATCATATTCCCTGGACCAGTATCAAAGGCATAGACATCTTCAATATTCGCATTTTTAGGAATAATTGTTGTATTAGCAATTCCACCGATATTATGTAAAGCTCGTGATTTATCTTTATCTCTATATAAAATATAGTCTACATATGGAACTAATGGTGCACCATCACCTCCTGCGGCAATATCTCCCGCACGAAAGTTTGATACCACAGTTGTTTGACACTCATAAGCAATTGTTGCAGCATCACCTAATTGTAATGAAGACTTTATAAAACCACCTTCACATACTGCTTGATGATAAATCGTCTGACCATGGTTAGCTATAAATGCTATATCTTTTAAATTTAGCCCTACCTTCTTAACTAATTTTTTTACCGCATTAGCATATTCTTGACCTAGCTTAAAATTAAGACTGCATAGAAGCTGAGCATTACTCTTTGATAAATCTAAAGATTGCTTAATATCATTTAACAAACCATCCAAATATGGATATGTCTCAAAATTAACTAACTTGATATCTGTATCTAACCCACAACCTTTAATTTTACACAAAGCTACATCAATACCATCTAATGATGTTCCTGACATAATTCCTATGCAATACTTATAATCACTCATATAAAACTTCCCATATTCAAAACACTCTTAGATAAATTACATCCTAAAAAAGCTTTAAACTCAATCCTTAAACTTGTTTAGATATATAAGTTTGTTTATTCTTAAATAACAAATAACTATTTTTATTATATAGTCATGAGGTATTTCCAACTAAAGCTTTCTCTTTTTCTTATATTCTTTATTAGTGCTATTTTACTAAATAGTGTTGGTATAGTTATACTACAATCAGTTACTCACTATCATGTCACAGATGTTCAAGCAAGTATTCTTGAAGCATGTAAAGATCTAACTATAGCTATCGTATCTTTTATTATATGCTCCTTTATTCCAAGATACGGTTATAAAAGAGCAATGCTTACAGGGCTAGCAATAATCACTATAGGTTGTATTGCAATGGCAACCTTAAATAGTTTTTTAATTACTAAAATACTATTTATTCTAATCGGAGTATCCTTTGCGCTAATCAAAGTCTCAGTATATTCAACTGTAGGTTTAATAACTAATGATTCAAAAGCACATGCCAGTCTTATGAGTTTATTAGAAGGTGTCTTTCAGATAGGTGTAGTATTATGCTTTTTTATATTTAGTATATTTATACATTTTGGTAATTGGCTCGGTACATACTGGCTAATTGTTGGCTTATGCATAATTGCTTTTTTATTACTTTTATTTACAAAACTTGATGAATCAGCTGTTCATATATCCCAAGACTCTAACTTCTTAGTAGATACTCTAAGTATGCTAAAGCTTATAAAGCTACCAATAGTTATGCTATTTATTGTTAGTGTCTTTTTCTATGTCTTTATTGAGCAAGGTGTTCAATCGTGGCTGCCAACATTTAATACTAGAGTTCTTCACCTATCTGCATCAACAAGTGTCTTTATGGCAAGTGTATTCGCTTTAAGCATTGCAGCTGGTCGAATTACTTTTGGCTTTATTATGAAAAAAATTGACTGGAAAAAAGTTATTCTTTTAGGTCTAATTTGCTGTGCAATACTAATAGTATTTACACTACAATTATCTAAGTTAATTAACCCTAAAGAAACAGATACTCTTATTGCTATAGTTATTTCATTGCTTTTCCCTATGATTGGTTTTTTTATGGCGCCAATATACCCAACGTTATGCTCTAGTATTCTTAGCAGTCAACCAGAAAAGCTTCAAAGTGCCATGGCTGGTTTGATAATTATATTTTCTGCTTTAGGTGGTACTATTGGCTCAAGAATAATTAGTGAAATATTTGCTCATTTTGGTGGCGTTACTGCATTTTACTGCGTATTGATACCTATAGCTCTTTTAGTATTATTAATCCCTCCATATGCAAAACTTCATAGGAATAAATAGCATGTCAAATAAATCTCTAATCCAACTATCTGGCGAACTTTTTGAAGCAGTCCAGCTAAAACCTTGTTTTGATGATTCTAAATATTTTGTAGATATGACACCTAAAAAATCTCCTGATGAAATATTGAAAGAATATGAGAACTTAAAAAACTCAAAAGATTTTGACCTTAAAGCATTTATTGAAGATAACTTTTATCCTCCTGTAGCAGAGAAAACTTTTAGTAGTGATCAAAAAATATCACTATCACAATATATCAAACAAATGTGGAGCTTTTTGCATCAAACTTCTGATCAGCAGAATTCATTAAGCTCTCTTATCCCACTACCAAAACCTTATATAATCCCAGGAGGTAGGTTTAGAGAGGTTTATTATTGGGATTGTTACTTTACTTGTGAAGGCCTTCGTGAAGATGGTGAAATTCAAATGATCAAGGATATAGCTGATAATTTTGCATACCTTATAGATACTGTTGGATTTGTGCCAAATGCTAATCGAAAATATTATTTAACTCGCTCTCAACCCCCATTATTCTATTTAATTGTAAATATCTTATATCAAGAGCTAGGTATTTCTGCTATTGAAAAATACTTAAAAACTTTGGAAAAAGAATATTCATTTTGGATGGACACCCAAAGAAATATAAATGGTTTAAATAGATATTGGGATGACTCTGCAACACCAAGACCAGAATCATATAGAGAAGATATTGAACATGCACAAAATATCGATGATGAACCAAAATTCTATCGTAATATTCGCGCTGCTTGTGAATCTGGCTGGGATTTTTCTAGTCGCTGGTTTGCTCAAGAGGATGATTTTAATACTATTCAAACAACAGATATTTTACCAGTTGATTTAAATAGCTATTTATATGGACTTGAGCAGTTACTTGGAGAATGGTTTTTAGAAACATCAGATCATGCTAAAGCTAATAAATATCTTAAATTAGCAGATAAAAGAAAAAAACTTATCCAAAATAGATTTTGGAATGATGATAAAGGATTCTTTTATGATTTAAATCATACTACTGACAAGCTTACAACTATATCAAGCTTAGCAGGGGTAACTCCATTATTTTTAAACATAGCAACAAAGGAACAAGCCAAACAAGCAGCTAATATGATAGAAAATCAATTTCTAACTGAGCATGGACTTATTACAACGGTTATACACACGTCACAACAATGGGACTCTCCAAATGGTTGGGCTCCTTTGCACTTTGAAGCTGTTATCGGCTTAAAAAATTATGGCTTTAATAAGCTTGCCGAAACAATTGCTAAAAGGTTTGTAAACACTGTTAATCAGAAGTTTAATGAAACTGGTAAGATTCGTGAAAAATATGATGTCATAAATCCAAAGACAAATGCAGGTGGTGGTGAGTATATTGTTCAAGATGGTTTTGGTTGGACAAATGGAGTAACTACAAGCTTTATCAAGATGTATGACATAAAGATATAAATTAACTTATAAATAAGAATTAAAAGCTATTTGCTAAAAAATCATCAAACTTATCAAAATAACTTTTATGAGCCAAGTAAAGTAAGCCTCCTACTCAGCTTGTTCAACTTGATTTTATAAAAATAGTAAGTCTGTTGATTTAATGACTTTCAGTCGTTCCCGCGAAGGCGGGAATCTCTTAAATAGCTAGGAGATCTTCGTGTCACGCACGAGGATGACAATGATTTTTGTAGAATCCTCTTGATTAAATCAACAGTGTTATGAGTATAAGCTATATTTTATTATAAATTTGGAAAAAATATTTAAAGAAAAATTTAGAAAGAGATTTTATTTGATAATTGGATCTAACTCACCAGCTTCATATCTTTGGAACATTGTTTCAAGTGATATAGGCTTAATTTTACTAGCCATACCAGCACTTCCAAATGCTTCATATCTAGCCTGACAAATCTCAGACATTGCTACTTTTGCTACAGCATTATATTTACGTGGGTCAAACTCCGCAGGGTTCTCAGCCATAAATCTTCTAACTGCACCTGTTGCAGCCATACGTAGATCTGTATCAATATTTACTTTACGCACACCGAACTTGATAGCTTCAACGATTTCTTCTACAGGTACACCATAAGTTTCACCCATAGCGCCACCATAGTTATTAATCACTTCTAACCAATCTTGAGGCACAGAAGATGAACCATGCATTACCAAATGAGTATCCGGAATTCTTGCATGAATTTCTTTTACTCTCTTGATAGATAAAACATCACCTGTAGGCGGCTTAGTAAATTTATAAGCTCCATGTGAAGTACCTATTGCAATAGCTAAAGCATCTACTTTTGTCTTTTTAACAAAATCAGCTGCTTCTTCTGGATCTGTAAGCATTTGATCCATAGATAAAGTACCTTCTGCTCCAACACCATCTTCTTCACCTGCTTGCCCTGTTTCTAATGAGCCAAGACAGCCTAGTTCACCTTCAACAGATACACCACAAGCATGAGCCATATCTGAAACTGTTTTTGTAACATTTACATTATACTCATAATCAGAAGGAGTTTTACCATCTGATTTTAACGAACCATCCATCATTACAGATGAGAAACCTAACTGAATAGATCTTTGACAAACTGATGGAGATGTACCATGATCCTGATGCATACATACAGGAATATGTGGATACTCTTCTATTGCTGCTAAAACTAGATGCCTAATAAATGGTGCACCAGCATATTTTCTAGCACCTGCAGATCCTTGTAAAATAACAGGTGAATTTACTCTGTCTGCAGCTTCCATTACAGCTCTAACCTGCTCAAGGTTATTCACATTAAAAGCTGGCAGTCCATAACCATGCTCTGCAGCATGATCTAGTAATTGTCTTAGTGAAACTAAAGCCATATTTATCTCCTTATCTTACTTGACCTGCAACTATTACTTTAATTTTGTTTGTACTTCCGTGTACACCCATACTATCGCCACTAGTTAGAACAAAAACGTCTCCATTTTTAGCTAACTTTCTGCTTTCTAACTCCATAGATGCTGATCTATTTACATATAACTTAGACATTCTAGTTGAATCAAAATATATAGGTACTACACCCCTAAATAAAGTCATAGCACCGAGTGTTGGAGCATTACGTGATAGTGCATAAATAGGTAGATCACTATTTATACGTGACATCCAGCGAGAAGTATTACCACCTTCTGTAAGTACTATTAAACCTTTAGCACTAATATCATTAGCAATTTTAACAGCTGCTACTGATACTGCTTGATCAATACGACCACAGCTAGCAATCTTAGGCTTTTTAACCATATGGCTATATTTACTATGCTCTGCTGAATCACATATACGTGACATTGCCTCAATAGTTTCCACAGGATACTTACCTACTGCAGTTTCAGCTGAAAGCATCACAGCATCTGTTCCATCAAATACAGCATTTGCAACATCTGAAGCCTCTGCACGTGTTGGTGAAGAGTTTTCAATCATTGATTCCATCATTTGAGTGGCGGTGATAGAACCTTTTTCATTCTGACGAGCTGTAGTGATTATTAATTTTTGAGCTGCAGGAACATTCTCATCGCCTATCTCTACAGCTAAATCACCACGTGCCACCATTACAAGATCAGAAGCATCAACAATACCTTTTAGGTTCTCTTCTATAACAGCTTCAGCTCTTTCGATCTTAGCAACCATAGCAGGCTTCCAACCAGCTTCATGTACAAGTTGGCGTGCATACTCCATATCCTTACCATCTCTAACAAATGATACTGCTAAGAAATCTACTTGAAGCATTGCTGCTATTTTAATATCTTCTTTATCTTTATCTGTAAGAGCTGGTGCCGTTAGTCCACCACCTTTTTTATTGATTCCTTTATTATTAGAAACTTTACCACCTACAACAACCTTAGTAATAGCCTTATTTCCTTTTACTGAATCAACTTCTAAAACAATCTTACCATCATCAACTAATAGTATATCGCCTTTTTTTACATCCTGTATTAGCTCTTTATAGTCAATACTTACTGCATTTTCATCACCTTCTTCAAGACCTAAATCAGCATCAAGAGTAAATTTCTGCCCTTTTTTAATTTCTACAGAACCTTTCTTAAACTTTGATAGTCTAATTTTAGGACCTTGTAAATCAGCTAAAATACCAACATAAGTATCTTGCTCTTTTGCAATCTGACGGATAAGATCGACTCTTTTACGATGATCTTCTGCAGAGCCATGCGAGAAATTACATCTTACAGCATTAACCCCTGCTTTAATCATCTCTGTCAGAGCTTCTCTAGACTCACTTGCTGGACCAAGAGTAGCTAAGATTTTTGTTCTTCTCATATAAATAAACCTTAAATTACTTTTTTGCTTTTTTTATTAGCATTTCTATTGCAGGTAATTTTTTACCTTCTAAAAGCTCTAAAAATGCTCCACCAGCTGTAGATATATAAGAAACCTTATCTTTTATATCAAACTTTTCTATCGCGGCAATTGTATCACCACCACCAGCTACTGAAAAAGCATCTGACTCTGCTATAGCTAAAGATAAAG is a genomic window of Francisella sp. LA112445 containing:
- a CDS encoding trehalase family glycosidase — encoded protein: MSNKSLIQLSGELFEAVQLKPCFDDSKYFVDMTPKKSPDEILKEYENLKNSKDFDLKAFIEDNFYPPVAEKTFSSDQKISLSQYIKQMWSFLHQTSDQQNSLSSLIPLPKPYIIPGGRFREVYYWDCYFTCEGLREDGEIQMIKDIADNFAYLIDTVGFVPNANRKYYLTRSQPPLFYLIVNILYQELGISAIEKYLKTLEKEYSFWMDTQRNINGLNRYWDDSATPRPESYREDIEHAQNIDDEPKFYRNIRAACESGWDFSSRWFAQEDDFNTIQTTDILPVDLNSYLYGLEQLLGEWFLETSDHAKANKYLKLADKRKKLIQNRFWNDDKGFFYDLNHTTDKLTTISSLAGVTPLFLNIATKEQAKQAANMIENQFLTEHGLITTVIHTSQQWDSPNGWAPLHFEAVIGLKNYGFNKLAETIAKRFVNTVNQKFNETGKIREKYDVINPKTNAGGGEYIVQDGFGWTNGVTTSFIKMYDIKI
- the fba gene encoding class II fructose-bisphosphate aldolase (catalyzes the reversible aldol condensation of dihydroxyacetonephosphate and glyceraldehyde 3-phosphate in the Calvin cycle, glycolysis, and/or gluconeogenesis), with the protein product MALVSLRQLLDHAAEHGYGLPAFNVNNLEQVRAVMEAADRVNSPVILQGSAGARKYAGAPFIRHLVLAAIEEYPHIPVCMHQDHGTSPSVCQRSIQLGFSSVMMDGSLKSDGKTPSDYEYNVNVTKTVSDMAHACGVSVEGELGCLGSLETGQAGEEDGVGAEGTLSMDQMLTDPEEAADFVKKTKVDALAIAIGTSHGAYKFTKPPTGDVLSIKRVKEIHARIPDTHLVMHGSSSVPQDWLEVINNYGGAMGETYGVPVEEIVEAIKFGVRKVNIDTDLRMAATGAVRRFMAENPAEFDPRKYNAVAKVAMSEICQARYEAFGSAGMASKIKPISLETMFQRYEAGELDPIIK
- the pyk gene encoding pyruvate kinase, whose amino-acid sequence is MRRTKILATLGPASESREALTEMIKAGVNAVRCNFSHGSAEDHRKRVDLIRQIAKEQDTYVGILADLQGPKIRLSKFKKGSVEIKKGQKFTLDADLGLEEGDENAVSIDYKELIQDVKKGDILLVDDGKIVLEVDSVKGNKAITKVVVGGKVSNNKGINKKGGGLTAPALTDKDKEDIKIAAMLQVDFLAVSFVRDGKDMEYARQLVHEAGWKPAMVAKIERAEAVIEENLKGIVDASDLVMVARGDLAVEIGDENVPAAQKLIITTARQNEKGSITATQMMESMIENSSPTRAEASDVANAVFDGTDAVMLSAETAVGKYPVETIEAMSRICDSAEHSKYSHMVKKPKIASCGRIDQAVSVAAVKIANDISAKGLIVLTEGGNTSRWMSRINSDLPIYALSRNAPTLGAMTLFRGVVPIYFDSTRMSKLYVNRSASMELESRKLAKNGDVFVLTSGDSMGVHGSTNKIKVIVAGQVR